The region ctcttctccctcctctccaagTGAGCTCCATGAGGATGAAAGTTTTTGTCAGTTTAGTTCATTGCTGTATCTTCAGCATCCAGAACAGTGCctcacacatagtaggtgctcaataaacatttgttaaaaggaAATAACATATGTTAGCCCGTTTCCAAAAAAAGAGGTTTAATCCCTTTTCTCTACACCAGTAACATGAGTTGCTTTTCTGATAAATATCTGTAGTCATTTATTATAAATCCTTCCTTTTCCAGTAAAGATTGCATTTCCAACATGAACCTGTATATTCTGAACTCATTCTATTCTGGAAATAGAGTCTCATTTCTGGGAGTGCTGGCAGTGCTTCTATTTAAGTGCAGGCAGGGCTGGAGCGGGGATCATGGCATATCTGGGACTGCGCTCCCAGATTGCAGCAGAGGAGCAGTGTCTGGCAATGCCAGTTGAGGCTGAGGGAAACTGAACACTGGTGCTCTTGCACCATCAGAACTCAGTGCCTAGGTGCTCCAGAGGCCGATGACGGTGAGGATGGAGGAGGCCAAGAAGAGCAGGTAGAGGCGGAAGAGCAAGGTGTCCATCATGTGGCTGAACTGCACCCACAGCTCCACCCTGTGCTGCCTCTGGGCCTCCTGCTCCCGCTGGGCCCTTGTCCATCCTAAGCCCCCAGCCACCTCTGCCTCTCCGGGGCCTGGCGACTTCTCCACCAACTCTACTGGCTCCTTCAGGCCTGTGGAAAGGACAGAGACTCAGCTCTGGGCTGTGAAGGTCAcctgcccagggagggaggggcagagaagtgGGGGTGTGGGAAGAGCAAGTGTAGGGGGCCGACTTCCCTCACCAGGCAGCTGGGCGGGGGGCAGACCCAGGCCCTTGTTCCCCTTGTGGGACGCAGTGGGGCAGCATTTCCTTGGGCAGGTGCAGTGCAGCAGCAGGGAGTGGAGCCACCCCGGcatgggtgggggctgggtggtGGCCAGGTGCAGCAGGTAGGTGATGAAGACGGTCTCCAGCAGGCTGAGCACCATCAGTGACAGGCACAGGGCAAAGTAGACACCTGGGGTGGCAGTAAGGAGCAGGTCTGAAGCAGGTCCGCAGTTACCAGCGAGCCCCCCTTTTCTGTGTCTCACACAGACAGCCCTTTCTAGGTGCCTTGGTtctcccttctgcctcagcagcCTCAGCAGGTCTAGCCGGGGCACCTGTGTGCCCCGCCTCtcctgcatatttttttcttgtttcattttcccACTGTGGGAGGGGGCATACTGATGAGTGGGGTGCCACTAGAAGGGAGTAGTTTATTCATCATGAGCAGGAAGACGTTGTAGCCCAGCAGCAGGGTTATCTTGAATGGGGCGCGATTCCCACTCTCTGCAGGCAGGTAGAAGCTGAGGGCGTCGATGGCCATGAGAAAGCCACTGGGCACCAGGAGGTTTATCACATAGAGGTTGGGCTTGCGCCTGATGGCCACCTGGTGGGGAGAGAGCAGAGAACTGGGTGAAGCTAGGACTGAAGAGAGTCAGAGGGATGGTTCTAGCCTCTTCCTTCCTTGGTGTCCTCACCCCAGCAAGGGCTCTTTCCAGGGCTGGAGGAATAGCTTTCATGTAACCGACAAGACTCCCCAATGCTAATAAAAGAAACCCTAGGCCAGAGCTGGCAGGATCAGAAAGGGCAGATGCTTTTGGAGACTTGGAGAGAGGAAGGCTGTGAGGGTTATGGTGCCCAGGGGCTTTCTGGTCTGGGGCAAGAAGTAAGAGGCTCTGGCTCTGGGACTCAGACAGGTCTGGtgagggaggtggtggtgggagcATGCAGAGGACATCTATGCGAGGATCCTGGGCTCACATAGAACATGATCTGGTCAAAAAGACTGGAGCCCACGACCATCCTTGGAGTGGCCTTGCTGATGCCCAGGAACTCCCACTCCCCTTGTGTGCGGACGACG is a window of Microcebus murinus isolate Inina chromosome 1, M.murinus_Inina_mat1.0, whole genome shotgun sequence DNA encoding:
- the LOC105855830 gene encoding 5-hydroxytryptamine receptor 3C-like codes for the protein MEVGWSARQGVLLCLTVSLLLQGRANTTFTINCSGFHQDGVDPAAFQAIFNQKAFRPVTNYSIPTHVNISFTLSAILEVDAQLQLLTSFLWFNMIWANPFISWDPEECDNVNKLTVTTENLWLPDIFIVESMNVDQTPEGLSAYVTSDGRIAYSKPMRVTSICNLDIFYFPFDQQNCTLTFSSFLYTVDSMLLGMEKEVWEIKDTSQDVVRTQGEWEFLGISKATPRMVVGSSLFDQIMFYVAIRRKPNLYVINLLVPSGFLMAIDALSFYLPAESGNRAPFKITLLLGYNVFLLMMNKLLPSSGTPLISVYFALCLSLMVLSLLETVFITYLLHLATTQPPPMPGWLHSLLLHCTCPRKCCPTASHKGNKGLGLPPAQLPGLKEPVELVEKSPGPGEAEVAGGLGWTRAQREQEAQRQHRVELWVQFSHMMDTLLFRLYLLFLASSILTVIGLWST